In Sander lucioperca isolate FBNREF2018 chromosome 12, SLUC_FBN_1.2, whole genome shotgun sequence, one DNA window encodes the following:
- the cebpb gene encoding CCAAT/enhancer-binding protein beta: protein MEVAGFYDEGGFAIHSRDSIISPTSNGSYWKLGDSMTELGIEERERAIDFSVYLDSALHCPQLAAQTHHHHHHHHQQQGDVFSDFLAESKIKRVAALQNYKNYSLLNELETNQCDNLRDPRESYALGYAELQETRVDSVLSPELIGSRYRAATAAAAAAERDDSPEDVKMENGSSGFDMRSYLHYQSTSGSIGNISTASSTCSSPPGTPAPSGKSRSPSHSGKMSSGKSKKRLDKDSDEYRVRRERNNLAVRKSRDKAKMRNLETQHKVLELAAENDRLQKRVEQLSRELATLRNLLSATGQC from the coding sequence ATGGAAGTGGCCGGCTTCTACGACGAGGGCGGATTTGCTATCCACAGTAGAGACAGCATTATCAGTCCCACCAGCAACGGCTCATACTGGAAGCTCGGCGACTCGATGACGGAGCTGGGCATTGAAGAGCGGGAGAGAGCGATAGACTTCAGCGTTTACCTGGATTCAGCTTTGCACTGCCCGCAACTGGCGGCGCAGacgcaccaccaccaccaccaccaccaccagcagcagggGGACGTTTTCTCAGATTTCCTGGCGGAGAGCAAAATCAAGAGAGTTGCAGCTTTACAAAACTACAAGAACTATTCGCTGTTGAACGAGCTGGAGACGAATCAGTGCGACAACTTGAGGGACCCCAGGGAGTCCTACGCGCTGGGTTACGCTGAGCTGCAGGAGACCCGGGTGGATAGTGTGCTCAGCCCTGAACTCATCGGGAGCCGCTACAGAGCTGCTACTGCCGCCGCTGCTGCCGCCGAAAGAGACGACAGTCCGGAAGACGTGAAGATGGAGAACGGGTCGTCTGGTTTTGACATGAGATCCTACCTTCATTACCAGTCCACCAGCGGCAGTATTGGTAACATCTCCACCGCGTCCTCGACTTGCTCCAGCCCGCCCGGCACACCTGCCCCGTCAGGTAAAAGCAGGTCACCATCGCACAGTGGCAAAATGTCCAGCGGGAAATCAAAGAAACGCCTTGACAAGGACAGTGACGAGTACAGGGTGAGGCGGGAGAGGAACAACCTCGCAGTGAGGAAGAGCAGGGACAAAGCCAAAATGCGCAACTTGGAGACCCAACATAAAGTGCTGGAACTGGCTGCGGAGAACGATCGTTTACAAAAGCGTGTAGAGCAGCTGTCCAGAGAGCTGGCCACCCTGCGCAACCTGCTCTCTGCCACCGGACAATGTTAG